A single window of Neisseria chenwenguii DNA harbors:
- a CDS encoding type II toxin-antitoxin system HicA family toxin: protein MTSSEVIKLLEADGWYCVATQDSHWQYKHPDKKGRVTVPHPKKDLPKGTINSILKQAGIK from the coding sequence ATGACGAGCAGTGAAGTCATTAAGCTGCTTGAAGCCGACGGATGGTATTGTGTTGCCACCCAAGACAGCCACTGGCAGTACAAACACCCTGATAAAAAAGGCCGTGTAACGGTACCCCATCCTAAAAAAGACTTGCCGAAAGGTACTATCAACAGCATTTTGAAGCAGGCGGGCATCAAGTAA
- a CDS encoding type II toxin-antitoxin system HicB family antitoxin: protein MFIPVAIHKDEESIFGVSVPDLPGCFSYGETEEEALHNTRQAVVFHVEGMLADGEFDSLTPSRIADLQESGDYDGATWALVDVDLSKISNKQTRFNVSWPEYLLRRVDAYAAAHHETRSGFLAKAAQQMLQQQS, encoded by the coding sequence ATGTTTATTCCGGTTGCCATTCATAAAGATGAAGAATCGATATTTGGTGTATCCGTACCTGATCTTCCGGGCTGTTTTTCATACGGTGAAACAGAGGAAGAAGCCTTGCATAATACCCGACAAGCTGTAGTATTTCATGTTGAGGGTATGTTGGCAGATGGTGAATTCGACAGCTTGACCCCCAGTAGAATTGCCGATTTGCAGGAATCTGGTGATTACGATGGTGCAACCTGGGCTTTGGTTGACGTGGATTTGAGCAAAATCAGCAACAAGCAAACCCGCTTCAATGTGAGCTGGCCAGAATATCTGTTGCGCCGAGTGGATGCCTATGCCGCCGCTCATCATGAAACCCGTTCCGGTTTCTTGGCCAAAGCCGCACAGCAGATGTTGCAACAGCAATCATAG
- the orn gene encoding oligoribonuclease, producing the protein MPQNANNLCWLDMEMTGLNPETDKIIEVAVIITDQDLNVLVQSEVYVVHQSDEVLNAMDEWNTATHGRTGLTQRVRESKLTEAEVEQKLLDFMAAWIPEKATPMCGNTIHQDRRFMVKYMPRLEAYFHYRNLDVSTLKELARRWYPAVAKGVVKRGSHQALDDILESIEEMRYYREHFLKLPE; encoded by the coding sequence ATGCCCCAAAACGCAAACAATCTCTGCTGGCTCGATATGGAAATGACCGGCCTGAACCCCGAGACCGACAAAATCATCGAAGTGGCGGTGATTATTACCGACCAAGATCTGAACGTGTTGGTGCAGTCGGAAGTGTATGTCGTCCACCAGAGCGACGAGGTGTTGAACGCGATGGACGAGTGGAACACCGCCACACACGGCCGCACGGGGCTGACGCAGCGCGTGCGTGAGTCGAAGCTGACCGAGGCCGAGGTCGAGCAGAAGCTGCTGGACTTCATGGCCGCTTGGATACCCGAAAAAGCCACGCCGATGTGCGGCAACACCATCCATCAAGACCGCCGCTTTATGGTGAAATACATGCCGCGCCTCGAAGCGTATTTCCACTACCGAAACTTAGACGTTTCTACCCTGAAAGAACTCGCCCGCCGCTGGTACCCCGCCGTTGCCAAAGGCGTGGTCAAACGCGGTTCGCATCAGGCTCTGGACGATATTTTGGAAAGCATCGAGGAAATGCGCTACTACCGCGAACATTTTTTGAAACTGCCTGAGTAG